A DNA window from Caretta caretta isolate rCarCar2 chromosome 7, rCarCar1.hap1, whole genome shotgun sequence contains the following coding sequences:
- the PPA1 gene encoding inorganic pyrophosphatase: MASYSLEERATPNSLEYRVFFKNDKGHYISPFHDIPIYPVAGKNVFNMVVEVPRWTNAKMEIATKDPLNPIKQDVKKGQLRYVANVFPHKGYIWNYGAIPQTWENPGHKDENTGYYGDNDPIDVCEIGSKVCSRGEVVKVKVLGTLALIDEGETDWKVIAINIEDPEAASYNNIDDVRKIKPGYLEATVDWFRRYKVPDGKPENQFAFNGEFKDKDFAINIIKSTHEHWTALISKKTDGGEINCTNTTVSDSAFCISQESAKATVEAVPPCGTPNTIPSEVDKWFYYQKN, encoded by the exons AAAATGATAAAGGACACTACATTTCACCATTCCATGATATTCCAATATATCCAGTTGCTGGCAAG AATGTGTTCAACATGGTTGTGGAAGTACCTCGATGGACAAATGCGAAGATGGAG ATTGCAACAAAGGATCCTCTAAACCCAATTAAACAAGATGTGAAGAAAGGACAGCTGCGTTACGTTGCTAATGTATTTCCCCACAAGGGCTATATCTGGAATTACGGTGCTATCCCACAG ACATGGGAGAATCCAGGACATAAAGATGAAAATACTGGCTACTATGGAGATAATGATCCAATTGATGTGTGTGAAATTGGAAGCAAG GTATGCTCAAGAGGAGAAGTAGTTAAAGTGAAGGTTCTGGGCACACTAGCGCTGATTGATGAGGGGGAGACAGACTGGAAAGTAATAGCAATCAATATTGAAGACCCTGAAGCAGCCAGCTATAACA ATATTGATGATGTCAGAAAGATAAAACCTGGATACCTAGAAGCTACAGTGGACTGGTTTAGAAGATACAAAGTACCTGATGGGAAGCCAGAAAACCAGTTTGCATTTAATGGAGAATTTAAAGACAAG GACTTTGCAATTAACATAATCAAAAGCACTCATGAACACTGGACAGCTCTAATATCTAAAAAAACAGATGGAGGAGAAATCAATTG CACAAATACAACTGTGTCAGACAGCGCTTTTTGTATTAGTCAAGAATCTGCTAAAGCTACTGTGGAAGCA GTACCACCCTGTGGAACTCCCAATACAATACCATCTGAAG TGGACAAGTGGTTCTATTACCAGAAAAATTAA